A region of Aquarana catesbeiana isolate 2022-GZ linkage group LG08, ASM4218655v1, whole genome shotgun sequence DNA encodes the following proteins:
- the LOC141105490 gene encoding uncharacterized protein, translated as MEEWEYLEAHKDLYKDVMMDNQPPLTSPDGSSNGIPPESCPRHQYSQDSTQGEEVKDIKVEVKEEGEEMLVSGDQQSMEEGCPLYSQNSTWEDANYTHNYQNEERKDIKVEHKKEEEERLVSGDQQSMEERGPLHSQDIPKKTPSYKETDQGEELKDVKVEVKEEEEERLVSGDQQSMEDGEMIMESKQEESSLHMDTSKS; from the exons atggaggagtgggagtatttagaagcacacaaggatctctacaaggacgtcatgatggacaatcagccgcccctcacatcacccg atggatccagtaatgggatcCCACCAGAGAGTTGTCCCCGTCATcagtattcccaggattccactcAG ggtgaagaagtGAAAGacataaaagttgaggttaaagaagaaggagaagagatgttggtgagtggagatcagcagtctatggaggagggttgtcctctgtattcccaaaATTCTACATGGGAAGATGCCAACTATACACATAATTATCAG AATGAAGAacggaaagacatcaaagttgagcataaaaaggaagaagaagagaggttggtgagtggagatcagcagtctatggaggagagaGGTCCTCTGCATTCCCAGGATATTCCCAAGAAAACCCCCAGTTATAAAGAAACTGATCAG ggtgaagaactgaaagatgtcaaagttgaggttaaagaagaggaagaggagaggttggtgagtggagatcagcagtctatggaggacggggagatgattatggaaagtaaacaggaggaatcttctctacatatggacacaagtaagtcGTAA